From a single Nicotiana tabacum cultivar K326 chromosome 8, ASM71507v2, whole genome shotgun sequence genomic region:
- the LOC142163000 gene encoding putative mitochondrial protein AtMg00820 — protein sequence MQEDLDQFDKNQVWKLIPKPENAPGIGTKWVFRNKLNEDGKVVRNKTRLVSQGYSQQEGVDYDETFSLVARLESIRILLAYASFKGFKLFQMDVKSAFLNGFIEEEV from the coding sequence ATGCAGGAAGATTTAGATCAATTCGATAAAAATCAAGTATGGAAATTGATACCCAAACCTGAAAACGCTCCTGGGATAGGAACAAAGTGGGTCTTCAGAAATAAGCTCAATGAGGATGGAAAAGTTGTAAGAAACAAAACCAGATTAGTTTCTCAAGGATATTCACAACAAGAAGGagttgactatgatgaaaccttttcCCTAGTAGCTCGACTGGAATCTATACGAATTCTTTTGGCATATGCATCCTTTAAAGGATTCAAGTTATTTCAGATGGATGTTAAAAGTGCCTTTTTAAATGGTTTCATTGAAGAGGAAGTATAG
- the LOC142163001 gene encoding uncharacterized protein LOC142163001 produces the protein MEIYAKAYDVKVWRFIKKGNYPLPTAAQPLTDPEDIDSYTDEKMAVVQVNNKARNLFYNAISCEEYEKISSCDTTKEMWDKLEVTYEGTNKVKETHINMLVHDYELFQMKEGESIEEMFVRFRKIISDLKAFGKPYTSGDQDLNKLSYDELRGELIAFEKTHLKKTNQEEKNKIVAFKATTEIAENDINDDPKALQEEITMMSKNMADLMRRFRNMRRGRIPPRRTRQYNEQDKNDGKCYECGRFGHI, from the exons ATGGAAATATATGCAAAGGCATATGATGTTAAAGTGTGGAGATtcatcaaaaagggaaactaTCCTCTGCCGACTGCTGCTCAACCTCTTACTGATCCTGAAGATATAGACTCATATACAGATGAGAAAATGGCAGTTGTGCAAGTCAACAACAAGGCAAGAAATTTGTTCTATAATGCTATAAGTTGTGAAGAATATGAAAAAATCTCCAGCTGTGATACGACCAAAGAAATGTGGGATAAGCTTGAAGTTACATACGAAGGAACCAACAAAGTGAAGGAAACACATATCAACATGTTGGTTCACGATTATGAACTCTTCCaaatgaaagaaggagaatccaTTGAGGAAATGTTTGTCAGATTCAGAAAAATCATTAGCGACCTAAAAGCTTTCGGCAAACCATACACAAGTGGTGATCAA GATCTGAATAAATTATCTTATGATGAACTTCGTGGAGAACTCATAGCCTTCGAAAAGACACATCTCAAGAAAACAAaccaagaagaaaagaacaaaatagtTGCATTCAAGGCCACAACTGAGATAGCTGAGAATGATATCAATGATGATCCTAAAGCTCTTCAAGAAGAAATTACTATGATGTCGAAAAACATGGCTGACTTAATGAGAAGATTCAGGAATATGAGAAGAGGAAGGATTCCACCTAGACGAACCAGGCAATACAACGAACAAGATAAGAATGATGGAAAATGCTATGAGTGTGGAAGATTTGGACATATTTAA
- the LOC107820619 gene encoding transcription factor bHLH62 has translation MDKDYFSNGGIPPPLQFEPKIPLNSLFSPHELNSISDQYTQFDSALSSMVSSPVASNSINSNDNFALHELIGKLGTICSSPSPQLTDYAVNYDHINNSDSTMTSCYTTPLNSPPKLRDNIPNFDISVPINLPQFPTFSANPEFSHRAAKFSYFGSCSFNGRTSQFGTELSHRSRNEPMGSVKLSRISSSPSLVLQNKNSGQTQEEMMFENLDLGKNSGPNNANSNEECSISKQIPSGEMGLKTSNVMNSRKRKTVSRGKGKSYNGAEEAEDGTKEKRSKSTEGNGKKNGTVKMEETNGSECDETEKEGKEEQKPTKDWIHVRARRGQATDSHSLAERVRREKISQRMKFLQDLVPGCNKVTGKALMLDEIINYVQSLQRQVEFLSMKLASVNPRMDFHIDNFLSKDICQPNGSFSQQVFPLDGFCENLTQLHTICEDELQTIVQMGFSHQDLTLQSQAFPAPNSTS, from the exons ATGGACAAAGACTACTTCTCTAATGGTGGAATTCCACCACCCCTCCAATTTGAACCCAAAATTCCATTAAATTCCCTATTTTCACCTCATGAACTAAACTCCATTTCAGATCAATACACCCAATTTGATTCAGCTTTGAGCTCCATGGTCTCATCTCCTGTTGCCTCCAATTCTATAAATTCCAACGATAATTTCGCACTCCACGAATTAATTGGAAAATTAGGCACAATTTGTAGCTCTCCTTCACCTCAACTCACTGATTATGCTGTGAATTATGATCATATTAATAACAGTGATTCCACTATGACTTCATGTTATACTACACCTTTAAACTCTCCTCCAAAATTACGAGATAATATACCAAATTTTGATATTTCGGTTCCAATAAATCTTCCTCAATTTCCTACATTTTCAGCTAATCCAGAGTTTTCACATAGAGCTGCTAAATTTTCTTATTTTGGTAGCTGTAGTTTTAATGGCAGAACGAGTCAATTTGGGACAGAATTGAGTCATAGATCTAGGAATGAGCCTATGGGAAGTGTAAAATTATCTAGAATATCGAGTAGCCCTTCTCTTGTACTACAGAACAAAAATTCAGGCCAAACACAGGAGGAAATGATGTTTGAAAATTTGGATTTGGGCAAAAATTCAGGTCCTAATAATGCCAATTCCAATGAAGAGTGTTCTATTTCTAAGCAAATCCCAAGTGGTGAAATGGGGTTAAAAACTTCAAATGTAATGAAttctaggaaaagaaaaacagTTTCAAGAGGAAAAGGAAAGAGCTATAATGGGGCTGAAGAAGCTGAAGAtggtacaaaggaaaagagatcTAAATCAACAGAAGGTAATGGGAAGAAAAATGGAACAGTTAAAATGGAGGAAACAAATGGTAGTGAATGTGATGAAACTGAGAAAGAAGGAAAGGAAGAGCAAAAGCCAACAAAGGATTGGATTCATGTTAGAGCAAGAAGAGGTCAAGCTACTGATAGTCATAGTCTAGCTGAAAGA GTTCGTAGAGAGAAGATCAGTCAAAGAATGAAGTTTTTGCAAGATCTTGTACCAGGCTGTAATAAG GTGACTGGAAAAGCATTAATGCTCGACGAAATTATAAATTATGTACAGTCACTCCAACGCCAAGTTGAG TTCCTATCCATGAAGTTGGCTTCAGTGAACCCAAGAATGGATTTTCACATAGATAATTTCCTCTCAAAAGAT atATGTCAACCAAATGGCTCTTTTTCCCAACAAGTGTTCCCGCTAGATGGATTTTGTGAAAATCTTACTCAG CTTCACACAATCTGTGAGGATGAACTGCAAACAATTGTTCAGATGGGTTTTAGCCACCAGGATTTAACATTACAGTCACAAGCTTTTCCTG CGCCTAATTCGACGTCTTAA